From Streptomyces sp. HUAS MG91, the proteins below share one genomic window:
- a CDS encoding YihY/virulence factor BrkB family protein — protein sequence MSAEPHASAARPRSFTARWRAVRLPVEWQAALRRTPLSMWRDDVSDYAAALTYYAILAVLPSLLVTAIGFSLISPGTAEAFVAHVTAYAPAQSGTQLHDVLSRTLRGGTAAWTLLITGAASGLWSASSYLAVFRRALHRMHRVADRRSPWHKAHRILITALALLGLLVLSALVLLLTGPVAESLGRSLGFGTMAAWAWSLLRWPLLMGVVALLVVIVFHTGPVAARVRAHSIPGGILASVLWLVVSAGFALYASALSTYSRLYGSLAGAVVFLIWLWLSNLALLAGAQFTAELTAQERRTAD from the coding sequence ATGTCCGCTGAACCGCACGCCTCCGCCGCCCGTCCACGTTCGTTCACCGCGAGATGGCGGGCCGTCCGCCTCCCCGTGGAGTGGCAGGCCGCGCTGCGCCGCACCCCGCTGTCCATGTGGCGCGACGACGTGTCGGACTACGCGGCCGCCCTCACCTACTACGCGATCCTCGCCGTGCTGCCCTCGTTGCTGGTCACCGCCATCGGCTTCAGCCTGATCAGTCCGGGCACGGCGGAGGCGTTCGTCGCCCATGTCACCGCCTACGCGCCGGCGCAGTCCGGCACACAGCTGCACGACGTGTTGTCGCGGACCCTGCGGGGCGGCACGGCCGCGTGGACCCTGCTGATCACGGGCGCCGCGAGCGGGCTGTGGTCCGCGTCCAGCTACCTCGCGGTGTTCCGCCGCGCGCTGCACCGCATGCACCGGGTGGCGGACCGCCGCTCGCCCTGGCACAAGGCGCACCGCATCCTGATCACCGCCCTGGCGCTGCTCGGGCTGCTGGTGCTCAGCGCGCTCGTGCTGCTGCTGACCGGGCCCGTCGCCGAGAGCCTCGGCCGCTCCCTCGGGTTCGGCACCATGGCCGCGTGGGCGTGGAGTCTGCTGCGCTGGCCGCTGCTGATGGGCGTGGTCGCCCTGCTGGTCGTCATCGTCTTCCACACCGGCCCGGTGGCGGCGCGGGTGCGCGCCCACAGCATCCCCGGCGGCATTCTGGCGTCCGTCCTGTGGCTCGTCGTCTCCGCCGGGTTCGCCCTGTACGCGTCCGCGCTGAGCACGTACAGCAGGCTCTACGGATCCCTCGCCGGTGCCGTGGTGTTCCTGATCTGGCTGTGGCTGTCGAATCTCGCGCTGCTCGCCGGTGCGCAGTTCACGGCCGAGCTCACCGCGCAGGAGCGGCGGACCGCCGACTGA
- a CDS encoding LuxR C-terminal-related transcriptional regulator, which yields MTIRIDTLSAAGPEFGRRAPQPVGPPDHGPAGAARLIGREAERELLRTFVRDASSGGAARVLCGGAGSGKSELLEAGVALGAAAGMSVLRCAGVRGSAPSDLSGLLQMLWPLLGDARLPSGSGQLRALEALLVDGAPGRRDRARLPFTVLEVLESVGVVRPLLIAVDDWDALDSPSADVLMFVARRCAGHPLGLLMTSRTPPAGPLSPGLPVLSLGPMTLAESAALLAARRPGHDPQAVRDLMARAAGNPLALLELPARTDDFPPHLPASSDRLAAALAPGAARLPAATRDLLLLAALHPAADIPLLLSAASRMRGGDPLGLTAVEPAERLGLVVLDGMRVDFTHPAVAGAVAHGTGPRTCRRAHAALAAELTRGSVLQLWHLSQSVEGHDPHLAARLEDVHRSALRQNEPAMALRLLRRAAGLYSAPRDQGRCLLRAAQLAHGAGWTRTSRSLARHASDHPLGPLGSLYAETLTGLGGDAPTIDPARWPRPEGAAETDSALELAHLVAPLLTDDRERADALLGYLDALPPEVAGDPRLLHAMASAAPVRRAATVLARLAARGPDIVAIRDLERLGEAALRAGAPLEALDLHRQAERLCLFHDLPDRLPATVLGQGLAHLVTGDWGQAETAFRRSREEAERRALSDDRAAAEILERLTCALRTGTVPEPADSDALAAGRVPVSALHEIVAVGTGWARVESGDVAAGHAALDRLLADPARCTPALFALVVFAEAAAAVNEAGTARARLRSLERDLGPERAPLVAVELAVAQAILADDENAAALFERAFHMDLAHRPFLEASLRLAHGRWLRRQHEFTDSRVTLRQAAATFAMMGAEARVTRITEELRASGQRTDTATAAGTRPAPVAGLLSAQELRIARLAGRGLSNRQIGQELGLSPRTIGAYLYRIFPRLGVTARAQLSGVLRSADEGVEE from the coding sequence ATGACCATCCGGATCGACACCTTGTCCGCCGCGGGGCCGGAGTTCGGCCGCCGCGCCCCGCAGCCCGTCGGCCCGCCGGACCACGGTCCGGCGGGCGCCGCCCGGCTCATCGGCCGCGAGGCGGAACGGGAGCTGCTGCGGACGTTCGTGCGGGACGCGTCGTCGGGCGGCGCGGCCCGTGTCCTGTGCGGCGGCGCGGGGTCGGGCAAGTCGGAGCTGCTGGAGGCGGGCGTCGCGCTGGGGGCGGCCGCCGGGATGTCCGTTCTGCGCTGCGCGGGTGTGCGGGGCAGCGCCCCGTCCGATCTGTCGGGCCTGTTGCAGATGCTCTGGCCACTGCTCGGGGACGCGCGGCTGCCGTCGGGCAGCGGGCAGCTGCGGGCGCTGGAGGCGCTCCTGGTCGACGGCGCGCCGGGCAGGCGGGACCGGGCGCGGCTGCCGTTCACCGTGCTCGAGGTGCTGGAGTCGGTCGGCGTCGTGCGGCCGCTGCTGATCGCGGTGGACGACTGGGACGCGCTGGACTCCCCCAGCGCCGACGTGCTCATGTTCGTGGCCCGCCGCTGCGCGGGGCATCCCCTTGGCCTGCTGATGACGTCCCGCACCCCGCCCGCGGGCCCGCTCTCTCCGGGTCTTCCGGTGCTGTCCCTGGGGCCCATGACGTTGGCCGAGTCCGCCGCGCTGCTTGCGGCGCGGCGCCCCGGTCACGACCCGCAGGCCGTGCGCGACCTGATGGCGCGGGCCGCCGGGAACCCGCTCGCGCTCCTCGAACTCCCCGCCCGCACCGACGACTTCCCTCCACACCTGCCCGCGTCGTCGGACCGGCTCGCGGCCGCGCTGGCTCCCGGCGCCGCGCGGCTCCCGGCGGCCACGCGCGACCTGCTCCTGTTGGCGGCCCTGCATCCGGCGGCGGACATCCCTCTGCTGCTGTCGGCGGCGTCCCGGATGCGGGGCGGCGACCCGCTCGGGCTCACCGCCGTGGAGCCCGCCGAGCGACTCGGGCTCGTCGTCCTCGACGGCATGCGCGTCGACTTCACGCATCCCGCGGTGGCCGGTGCCGTGGCGCACGGCACCGGGCCACGGACCTGCCGTCGCGCGCACGCGGCGCTCGCCGCGGAACTCACCCGGGGTTCCGTGCTTCAGCTGTGGCACCTGTCCCAGTCCGTGGAGGGCCATGACCCGCACCTCGCCGCGCGTCTGGAGGACGTCCACCGCTCGGCCCTGCGGCAGAACGAACCCGCCATGGCGCTGCGCCTGTTGCGGCGGGCGGCCGGTCTGTACAGCGCGCCGCGCGACCAGGGGCGCTGCCTGCTGCGGGCCGCCCAGCTCGCCCACGGCGCCGGGTGGACGCGCACGTCCCGGTCGCTGGCGCGCCACGCGTCCGACCATCCGCTCGGCCCCCTCGGCTCCTTGTACGCCGAGACGCTGACAGGGCTCGGGGGCGACGCTCCCACGATCGACCCGGCCCGCTGGCCGCGGCCCGAGGGGGCTGCGGAGACGGACAGCGCCCTCGAACTCGCCCACCTCGTCGCGCCCCTGCTGACCGACGACAGGGAACGGGCGGACGCGCTCCTCGGCTACCTCGACGCGCTGCCGCCGGAGGTCGCCGGTGACCCGCGGCTGCTGCACGCCATGGCGAGCGCGGCGCCGGTCCGCCGGGCCGCCACGGTCCTCGCGCGGCTGGCCGCCCGTGGCCCTGACATCGTTGCCATTCGGGATCTCGAACGGCTGGGCGAGGCGGCGCTGCGGGCCGGCGCGCCGCTCGAAGCGCTGGACCTGCACCGGCAGGCGGAACGGCTGTGCCTGTTCCACGACCTTCCCGACCGGCTCCCCGCCACCGTGCTCGGGCAGGGGCTCGCGCATCTCGTGACGGGTGACTGGGGGCAGGCCGAGACGGCGTTCCGCCGGTCGCGCGAGGAGGCCGAGCGGCGCGCCCTGAGCGACGACAGGGCCGCGGCGGAGATCCTCGAACGCCTCACGTGCGCGCTGCGTACGGGCACCGTGCCGGAGCCGGCCGACTCCGATGCCCTCGCCGCCGGGCGGGTGCCGGTGAGCGCGCTGCACGAGATCGTCGCCGTCGGCACCGGCTGGGCGCGGGTCGAGAGCGGTGACGTGGCCGCCGGTCACGCCGCTCTCGATCGTCTCCTCGCCGATCCCGCGCGCTGCACTCCGGCGCTGTTCGCTCTCGTGGTGTTCGCCGAGGCGGCGGCCGCCGTGAACGAGGCCGGGACGGCCCGTGCCCGGCTGCGGTCGCTGGAACGGGACCTGGGGCCGGAGCGGGCGCCGCTCGTCGCGGTCGAACTGGCCGTGGCGCAGGCGATCCTGGCGGACGACGAGAACGCGGCGGCCCTGTTCGAGAGGGCCTTCCACATGGATCTCGCGCACCGGCCGTTCCTGGAGGCGTCGTTGCGGCTGGCGCACGGGCGCTGGCTGCGGCGGCAGCACGAGTTCACCGATTCCCGTGTGACGCTGCGTCAGGCGGCGGCCACGTTCGCCATGATGGGCGCCGAGGCCCGGGTCACGCGGATCACCGAGGAGCTACGGGCTTCGGGGCAGCGGACGGACACGGCCACGGCGGCCGGCACGCGGCCCGCCCCCGTGGCCGGGCTGCTGAGCGCGCAGGAGCTGCGGATCGCCCGGCTCGCGGGGCGGGGCCTGTCCAACCGGCAGATCGGCCAGGAGCTGGGCCTCTCCCCGCGCACCATCGGCGCCTATCTGTACCGGATCTTCCCCCGGCTCGGGGTGACGGCGCGGGCCCAGTTGTCGGGCGTGCTGCGGTCGGCCGACGAGGGCGTCGAGGAGTGA
- a CDS encoding LuxR family transcriptional regulator — translation MSAHRQSDDRAPIGRAHERDLVETLLDALPDGGRVLRLTGEPGSGKTALVRFAARAAAQRGTPVLSVTWAPAERDLAHAALHGLLHPVLPRLGDLPGPERAALAAAFGEGAAEPEPTVLARAALLLITRTPGPVLLCVDDLDRLDTASRDTLLAMTHLCHATQVGILVTERTATDRSPTEARTAALAPLPEPHARELLRRRGRAQAHTEEELILAVARGNPLALTELSLSGPGLREAAGFGMLPATPRLADAFADDLRTLTPQGHGLLLTAALSTSTLVEEILDAGARLLGGAEHARSGLDEAVARGLVTVEQPHLRFARPLFRVAALHRVPATRRTTAHAALGHSITDPTRAAWHTAQCATGTDEALARRVEALAAGPWPDTTLLVALAALETAARLSPDPEHRADRLLRAAELACHYGLGEQARQYARGIDPAEIGDLGRAMLLWLHDLLPGNPPVGAERIGQLCAAARSVAARHPALARKLLHAAAGRCWWEQAAAPERELVVATLKDLRTAPWQPRELAALALTDPLSISHTPLRAADPPTPDDQLILGQVAHLTGDLERAGELLEAAERAARATGRHGRLPHILGARALGEIWRGTQWRTAHAMADEARTIATRLRLDNYAARATGAQGLIEALQGHHDKALERAAAIEGASRHLDQGQHLNLATLTRVLTASGAGRYADAYTQLRASFTELTTPYSFQQFWGLAFFVEAALPAGEAEDARTVVKEIADRTRDGRAPLLRQVLAYADAALAPDEEAEVRYRAALDGDIAAWPLLHAMTSLSHGVWLRRRRRVVESRAPLTVAESLFRTLGATSRADLAASELRAAGRTDSAPDQDSPATALSPQQLTIARLAADGLTNRAIGEQLHLSARTVASHLYQIFPKLGVSSRAQLAQRTDLR, via the coding sequence GTGAGCGCGCACAGGCAGTCCGACGACAGAGCTCCGATCGGCCGTGCGCACGAGCGCGACCTGGTGGAGACGTTGCTGGACGCGCTGCCCGACGGCGGCCGCGTCCTGCGTCTGACCGGTGAACCGGGCTCGGGCAAGACCGCTCTCGTACGGTTCGCCGCGCGGGCGGCGGCACAGCGCGGCACCCCCGTCCTGTCGGTGACCTGGGCCCCGGCCGAGCGGGACCTCGCCCATGCCGCACTGCACGGGCTGCTCCACCCCGTGCTGCCCCGCCTCGGCGACCTGCCGGGCCCCGAACGCGCCGCGCTGGCCGCGGCGTTCGGCGAGGGCGCCGCCGAGCCGGAACCGACGGTCCTGGCCCGCGCGGCACTCCTGCTCATCACCCGTACTCCCGGGCCCGTCCTCCTCTGCGTCGACGACCTCGACCGCCTCGACACCGCCAGCCGCGACACACTCCTCGCGATGACACACCTGTGCCACGCCACCCAGGTCGGCATCCTCGTCACCGAACGCACCGCCACCGACCGGTCCCCGACGGAGGCCCGCACCGCCGCCCTCGCCCCGCTCCCCGAGCCCCACGCCCGTGAGCTGCTCCGCCGCCGGGGCCGGGCACAGGCCCACACCGAGGAGGAGCTCATCCTCGCCGTGGCCCGGGGCAACCCTCTCGCCCTCACCGAACTGTCCCTCAGCGGCCCCGGTCTGCGCGAAGCGGCCGGGTTCGGCATGCTCCCCGCGACCCCGCGCCTGGCCGACGCCTTCGCCGACGACCTGCGGACCCTGACACCGCAGGGCCACGGCCTCCTCCTCACCGCGGCACTGAGCACGTCCACGCTCGTCGAGGAGATCCTCGACGCAGGCGCCCGTCTGCTGGGCGGCGCGGAGCACGCGCGCAGCGGTCTCGACGAGGCCGTGGCACGCGGCCTCGTCACCGTGGAACAACCGCACCTGCGGTTCGCGCGGCCCCTGTTCCGCGTCGCCGCCCTGCACCGGGTGCCCGCCACCCGGCGCACGACCGCGCACGCGGCACTCGGCCACAGCATCACCGACCCCACCCGCGCCGCCTGGCACACGGCCCAGTGCGCGACCGGCACCGACGAGGCACTCGCCCGGCGCGTCGAGGCCCTGGCCGCGGGGCCCTGGCCGGACACCACCCTGCTCGTCGCGCTCGCCGCGCTGGAGACCGCGGCCCGGCTCTCCCCGGACCCGGAGCACCGGGCGGACCGGCTGCTGCGCGCCGCCGAACTGGCCTGCCACTACGGCCTCGGCGAACAGGCCCGGCAGTACGCCCGCGGCATCGACCCCGCCGAAATCGGCGACCTCGGCCGGGCCATGCTCCTGTGGCTCCACGACCTCCTGCCCGGCAACCCCCCGGTCGGCGCCGAACGGATCGGCCAACTCTGCGCCGCCGCCCGCTCGGTGGCCGCCCGCCATCCGGCGCTCGCCCGGAAACTCCTGCACGCCGCGGCGGGCCGCTGCTGGTGGGAACAGGCAGCAGCCCCCGAGCGCGAGCTGGTCGTCGCCACGCTGAAGGATCTGCGCACCGCGCCCTGGCAGCCACGCGAACTGGCCGCCCTGGCGCTCACCGACCCGCTCTCGATCAGCCACACACCCCTGCGCGCGGCGGACCCGCCCACCCCCGACGACCAGCTCATCCTCGGCCAGGTCGCCCACCTCACCGGCGATCTCGAACGGGCCGGGGAACTCCTCGAAGCCGCCGAACGGGCCGCCCGGGCCACCGGACGCCACGGACGGCTCCCGCACATCCTCGGGGCCCGGGCCCTGGGCGAGATCTGGCGCGGCACCCAGTGGCGGACCGCACACGCCATGGCCGACGAGGCCCGCACCATCGCCACCCGGCTGCGCCTCGACAACTACGCGGCCCGCGCCACCGGCGCCCAGGGCCTCATCGAAGCCCTCCAGGGCCACCACGACAAGGCGCTGGAACGCGCGGCGGCCATCGAGGGAGCCTCCCGCCACCTCGACCAGGGCCAGCACCTCAACCTCGCCACCCTCACCCGCGTACTGACCGCCTCCGGAGCAGGACGCTACGCCGACGCCTACACCCAACTGCGCGCGTCGTTCACCGAACTGACCACGCCGTACTCGTTCCAGCAGTTCTGGGGCCTGGCCTTCTTCGTCGAGGCCGCCCTGCCCGCCGGCGAGGCCGAGGACGCCAGGACCGTCGTCAAGGAGATCGCCGACCGCACCCGCGACGGCCGGGCCCCGCTACTCCGGCAGGTACTCGCCTACGCCGACGCGGCCCTCGCCCCGGACGAGGAGGCCGAGGTCCGTTACCGCGCGGCCCTCGACGGCGACATCGCCGCATGGCCCCTGCTGCACGCCATGACGAGTCTGAGCCACGGCGTGTGGCTCAGGCGGCGCCGTCGCGTCGTCGAGTCCCGCGCACCCCTCACCGTCGCCGAGTCGCTCTTCCGGACGCTCGGCGCCACCTCCCGGGCCGACCTCGCCGCCTCGGAACTGCGCGCCGCGGGCCGCACCGACAGCGCGCCCGACCAGGACAGCCCGGCCACGGCGCTCTCCCCGCAGCAGCTGACGATCGCCCGCCTCGCCGCCGACGGCCTGACCAACCGCGCCATCGGCGAGCAACTCCACCTGTCCGCCCGCACGGTGGCATCGCACCTCTACCAGATCTTCCCCAAGCTGGGCGTCAGCTCCCGCGCCCAGCTCGCGCAGCGGACCGACCTGCGCTGA
- a CDS encoding TetR family transcriptional regulator — protein MARPRGFDTGLAVERAMRLFRRQGYHATPLPHLTARLHIGSGSLYAAFGSKEGLYARALDLYCADLVRDFAERLRSDGDIRTTVRELLLALAAADLAEPERGCLLVNAVTERSGHPPTVERVGAAMAAVELLLADALRRAQARGELRAAQDPAELARFLTAFVQGLHVMGNARAGRGFLESAVSGALRALD, from the coding sequence ATGGCTCGCCCCCGCGGATTCGACACCGGCCTGGCAGTGGAGCGGGCGATGCGGCTCTTCCGCCGGCAGGGCTACCACGCCACGCCCCTGCCGCACCTGACGGCGCGGCTGCACATCGGCAGCGGCAGTCTCTACGCGGCGTTCGGCTCGAAGGAAGGGCTCTACGCGCGCGCCCTCGACCTCTACTGTGCCGACCTGGTCCGGGACTTCGCGGAACGCTTACGGAGCGACGGCGACATCCGCACTACAGTGCGGGAGTTGTTGCTCGCGCTGGCCGCGGCGGACCTGGCGGAGCCGGAGCGGGGCTGTCTGCTGGTCAATGCCGTCACGGAACGCTCGGGACACCCTCCGACGGTGGAACGCGTGGGGGCGGCCATGGCCGCCGTGGAGCTTCTGCTCGCCGACGCGCTGCGGCGCGCGCAGGCGCGGGGCGAGCTGCGTGCCGCCCAGGACCCGGCGGAATTGGCCCGTTTCCTGACCGCGTTCGTCCAGGGACTGCATGTCATGGGAAACGCGCGGGCCGGCCGGGGCTTTCTGGAGTCGGCGGTGTCCGGGGCGCTGCGTGCCCTGGACTGA